A single window of Zea mays cultivar B73 chromosome 10, Zm-B73-REFERENCE-NAM-5.0, whole genome shotgun sequence DNA harbors:
- the LOC103642876 gene encoding uncharacterized protein produces the protein MVIPFDLNELPLDELDEDFQEPDDANELGLNDVLLENGNDFDLNLPLDEFGAVVENHRRKEMTKDMRKQVYQALLARSNNGRLHKKDTQIVANQFDLHLRSVQRVWNRGKIQLANSVPVVVASLKKGRVGRKAIPIDLEVLRNIPLKDRMTLEDVCAKLNMSKWKVLRYLKQGLLRRHSSSIKPFLTEGNKKTRLKFCIDMIKRGLNGDPSFRDFFDFVVIDEKWFYLSQKSEKYYLLPEEDDPHRTCKNKNYFPRLMFLAVCARPRFRDGQCIFDGKIGCFPLVNYEPAIRGNAIIGRVRGDMVMKPIQSITRDVIREFMINKVLPAIRAKWPREDVRNPIYIQQDNAPSHLKLDDPLFCEAAKQDGFDIRIICQPPNSPDFNILDLGFFRAIQTIQYKKNARTIQELVPAVQEVIVA, from the exons ATGGTCATTCCATTTGATCTAAATGAGCTTCCTTTAGATGAGCTCGATGAAGACTTCCAGGAGCCGGATGATGCTAATGAGCTCGGCCTCAACGATGTGCTGTTGGAAAATGGCAACG ATTTTGATTTGAACTTACCTCTAGATGAGTTTGGCGCGGTTGTAGAGAACCACCGACGAAAAGAGATGACAAAAGATATGAGGAAACAAGTGTACCAAGCGTTGTTGGCTAGAAGCAATAACGGGAGACTCCACAAGAAAGATACCCAAATTGTTGCCAACCAATTTGATCTCCACCTTCGGTCAGTGCAGCGCGTATGGAACAGAGGTAAAATACAACTTGCAAACTCGGTGCCGGTTGTGGTTGCTAGTCTAAAAAAGGGAAGAGTTGGTCGTAAAGCAATTCCTATTGATTTGGAAGTTTTGCGTAACATTCCTTTAAAGGATAGGATGACCTTAGAGGATGTTTGTGCCAAGCTAAACATGAGTAAATGGAAGGTGCTAAGGTATTTGAAACAAGGTTTGCTTAGGCGTCATTCTAGTAGCATCAAGCCCTTTCTCACTGAAGGAAACAAAAAAACTAGGTTGAAGTTTTGTATTGACATGATTAAGAGGGGGTTGAATGGTGATCCAAGCTTTAGGGATTTTTTTGACTTCGTTGTCATTGATGAAAAATGGTTCTACCTATCCCAAAAGTCTGAAAAATATTATTTGCTCCCCGAAGAAGATGATCCACATAGGACTTGCAAGAACAAAAACTACTTCCCTAGGCTCATGTTTCTCGCTGTTTGTGCTAGACCGAGGTTTAGAGATGGGCAGTGCATTTTTGATGGTAAAATTGGATGTTTTCCTCTTGTCAATTATGAACCGGCTATAAGAGGAAATGCTATAATTGGTCGTGTAAGGGGAGATATGGTTATGAAGCCCATTCAAAGTATCACAAGAGATGTTATTAGAGAATTCATGATTAACAAAGTCTTACCGGCCATTAGAGCTAAGTGGCCAAGGGAAGATGTGAGAAATCCTATTTATATTCAACAAGACAATGCACCTTCACATTTAAAGTTGGATGATCCATTGTTTTGTGAGGCTGCAAAGCAAGATGGTTTTGATATTCGCATCATTTGTCAACCTCCAAATTCTCCTGATTTTAACATCTTGGACTTGGGTTTTTTTCGAGCTATTCAAACAATCCAATACAAAAAGAATGCAAGAACTATTCAAGAACTAGTTCCAGCAGTGCAAGAG gtgatagtcgcctag